Sequence from the Platichthys flesus chromosome 2, fPlaFle2.1, whole genome shotgun sequence genome:
GTTATGGATGAAAATGTATTGCAATgatatgtgtgttgttttatatgGCCCAGCCATTGTATCCCTGTCAAGTTACCCATGCTGAAAAACAGCATTTCACAATATTTAGCTccaaaatgtttctttaaaagtTGTGTGTAATTTTTAAAGTCAGGTTTTTACCAGATTTGGAGCAATGGTTGTGAACTTTGATACATTGACGTTCTTtttgtgtgaaaaatgtattaaagatCATGCCAATGTTGAAtctaaataatacatttaaaccTAGatgttaaattcaaataaatggtAAACctcaaatttaaatctaaatctcaATGTCAAATCTGAACCTAAATGTTGAATCgaaatgttatatgttatacttAAGTGTTTGAACTTCATCAGCTTTTTGCTATAATCAtatataattattgatattgtttgaTTGTCAATACAGCCCtacttttaataaaacaacagtggCTGAAAAGATTACCAGTTGTGAGAGAGATAACTATACCACAAAGACCTgggaagaagggaaaaaaacaatttgcaaAGCTCAAAAAATGACGTTCTAACAATAATCATTATAATAGGTCTCTTGTACCCAGTGGCAGGATGTAGTGAAGCACATTTACACAGTTACTTAACCTAAAGTAATTTTTCTGTTGTATATTTTTCACTTTACACCATCATATTTATAGaatatctgtactttttacCCAATAATATTTTCACAATGCACTGCgtacatgtttatattttaaaaagtgatcATTAAGAGAGGATAATTAATCCACTGATCCTATCAGAGCGAGCAGCAGATATTAGACCCCCGTCTCCTGACATACTTTTACTCAAGTGGAAAAGTTAATGGGGAACTTTTTACTCGAGTGcattgttttctctttatttgtacTTCaggtaaaatgtttaattactTCATCGACTGCTGCTTATACCCCAGAGTAGAGTTTCTTTGTCAGCAGTCTCTTTCTGTTCTAACCCTCCAAACATGCAGTGACAAATGCACACAGAGAAAGTAATCTCACTTACAGTAGAGTCAAATTTTAATGTTATACACAGATGCAAATTAGGGCCACACGCCACGATCAGTGTGACCACCGCCAGCCTCTTTATGCCATGTGCTGATTTAGTACTTTCAGATTGCACACAGGGAGATAATAGCAGTGAGAGTGCAGCCTACAGTTACATTATTCATTCTTACACCTTGCCTCACTGGGTTAATTAGCAGAGAATTAAACAATAGTGAAGTTAATGATCCCTGTTTCTGCTGTGGGAAACGTCTGGACGCCCCCTCCAGGGCCACCCCAGGGCCCCCACTCCCTCTTCCGTGGTCTGATAGTCCTAAGAAAGGCACTCAGACACAAACTCTGGGTGGATGATGTAGTGTCCGGCTTGGTAGGGCTTCACCACGTGGAAGCAGCTGTAGCAGCCGCTGTTGCTGGAAATCAGAGCGGCGTGAATTAGACCTCAGTGGTTATTGTTTAAATGACAGAATAGAGGCTTAGTCACGTTCAGTACATTGCACTTCATGTTATTACATAAAAGTGAATATGCACCTATAAGCCAGAGAGCTGTTAGAGTGAGACCTGCAAGGCTGAGGACGTGCAAAGTGGCGTTGAGCTGCAGAGGGATAGCTGGTTTGGGGCCTTGTCCGAAGTGGAGGTCCTGCATGTTGCCTGTCAGGGAACAATGTTATAAAATTGCTTGTAAAATCACCAAGTCCTCATTCGATAATACTCATCCACATGTCCAATGTCAAAAAATAAAGCCATCCCTATCATGCGTCCTGCTCGAGCTCAGCTGAGTCCACTCGTCTCATTCACATCATGGGAATCCTCCAGACCCCATCAACCACCACCAGTGACTGAACCCCACAGGAAGTATCCACACCCCCTTTCAaacttgatgacatcacaatggGTATAAGTGCCCAATAGATTCTCATTTGTGTCACATCactttcatcttttgttgtcgtTGGCAAAACATCTTGCTCATCCTTAAAATGAAATTTGTCATGATGTAACTTTTATTGGTATTTCAAGTGATTTAGGATGAAATGCTTAAGAAAACGTAAGAATTGAATGATTGTCTTAGACTGGTATCATCTGTATCCAATAAGTAAGTGTTGTCATTGGGAATATGCCTGCTGCCACATTTGTACCCATTTCTTCACATACAAGGGGAACAGCCTGCGTTTTGGCAaatgttcatttattatttgGGGAGGGAGAATAAACGactttctgaataaataaaagctaaaCTCCAGTGTGTTCCGGGTTTAGAGGTCACtagaagaggtcagaggtcagcttcTCACCTGAGCTGCTGCGCTGAGAGAGGATGCACATTCCCCATGTGATCcattctcctgtacagataaTAAACCAGTCAGAGTCAGTATTTCTTCAGTGTTGTGTGCTGATTAATTGCTTTACCTCTGTGGATTCTTCAAAGCCGTGTGGAGAGAATTGCCAGTGCCAGCAGGAGGCTCGGCCAGCTGCAGTTTCCACAGTCTGTCAGCAGAGGGCAGAGCTTGTTCTGCGGCCTGGTTGACGGGGGGCATGTGTCGTGGTCTGCCTGCCTCTGTAGTTTTTAGATAGTTGTCAGGGCGAGTTGTAACTGGACTGTGAAATGACAAATGTCTGacgggagggaagagaggacgTCCGCTGTCCACAGGAggagaggggtgtgtgtgtgtgagtattgtGGACTTGTAGCTGGGCTGAAGGCTGCGGGGAAACAGAAAGTCCTGGAGaggcaaagaaaagaagggagttTTAGTGATGAAACATAAAAAACGAAAAAATGGAAGataaggaggagaggaaactggATATCACTGTCCTTTCACATACCATATGAGTGTCACATACCATATGGAGGAGAAATGTCCTCGTCTGTGACTGTCCGTGGCCAAAAACCTCCGTACAGCACATATGTCAAATTGTAAATATAAGCACATATCCTTTTCTAGTTTCtagtgtttaaaatgttattatacagtttttctattttatatttattcctGCACTAAAACCCCAGCaaatcctttgtgtgtgttttcctatttGGCAACACACCCCCATTCTGACTATTAGCTGACATCTCAATTAATCCTTGTTATAATCAGATATTCCTATTTCATTATCATGAATAAACCACTATTACTCCAAAATGAATCATTTCTCTGTCAGCACAAAGTCCTTATTTACAAAAGTCCTTAAGTGCCACTAAGTTTAATCCGATAGGGTGTTTCTCTTTGCATTTATTGATATGATGCACTAAATAGAATGTGAAATTATGAGACAGTGTAATGCAGAATGTAAGAtgtccattttgtttttgtttgcgttttgttttttacatcaCTTTTACATGTATTGTGGAGTTATTAGCTATTTGTCTCCTCACATTAATGTGACCCTACACTCTACTGAGCTCTGTTTACTCCATGTCTGGATAAATACACAGtcatggaggagaggaagtatTGAATAATAGATGGGATACAGCTTTCATCAAGCACGGGCAAATGTAAACAACCAGCTGCCAATTTGCTCCGAGGCACTTAAGTATATGGTCACAAATGAGGAACAATGGAGTGCCAATTACAAGAAATCCAATTAGTCCTTACCAACAGGAAATATTAGTTCTTATATTTAAAAgtcatgtattattatttataaatgacaCAGAGCTAAGGATTACCACTTATATTAATTCATTGATTCCTAAGACTTATTTTCTTTCTACTAAATAACGACTTCATCCTGGTGTGAGAGCATCTTACCGGCTGAGGCTGGGGGTTGTTCCTGCGGTGGGCAGAGGTGGGACGCAGCTGTGCTCTGGTCGCTCCGTTGGGAGGTGTGAACTGCTCTTTGTACACAGTGAGGTAGAGCTGTGGAGCCATGTTCCCTAACTGTCACTGTTCTCTGCTTGTCCCCTTAATCTGCCTGGAAGTCATGAACGTGCTCCTCGCCTGCTCACCTGGTGGCTCCTCCCTCTTATCTTATGTAACTCTCGTTCAAACACTTGACCACGCTTGCCACTTTTTTTCTGCAACATTTCTTCACGTTTAGGTTATTTTCTGCTCTAAATTGTCGTAGGCCTGTTGTTTTGCCAATCATTTTTCTGCCATCTGTGTTTTCCCTAGTTGATGCATCACATCCAAATCCTAGTGTTTCTCATGTGGGTGCAGCAGTTGCTATAAATCCTGCATGGATCCAACTCACCCACCTAATCAAAAGTAATAAAAGAGCTTTTTGCAAGACTATTTGGCTACTTTGATGAATCTACTGTGTTAGAAACAGACGCGGGTTGAGAGCATCCTTGCTGAACCAGAGCAACACTTTGTGCTACCTGAGCCACTAATCCTGCTAAGCCCCAGGccccctgcagagacacacataccTGGGGCCAGTGTCCATGACCTACTTCCCTCTCAGGGTCCCCCGCTCGTCACCACTTGTCTCAAACACTACAAGGCTCAACTTCTGGCGGTTTTACTGCCTTAAAGTTAAAACAGATTATTAGATCTGCAGAACCAAGAACAAaccagggggagagagggaggggggcggggggaatTTCGCAGAATCTCCCGACACCATCCAGGGTCATCTCTGTTCACTCTCAGCATGTCACATGATCATCAATAATTCAAAAAGTGCTGAAGGGGGCCTTTGTGCCTCCACGCAGCGCTCTCACTGAGTTATCAGTGACAGGAACTGGCTGTCCGTCTCGCTGCAGCAGCTGGGCCTTGTTTGATAGCCGTGTTGAGCCCAATCAAATCCATGTGAACAGATGCAGAGCGGGGGACACGAGGAGTCCTTGTAATCGCAGCGACGCCCTCGTGCTCAAATCACATCCAAGCCGTGGTTTGTTCCATGCTACAATAAACTTGGAGGCAAGAactttgtcttttatttatttagtttcagTCTCCTTCAGACAACAAACTCTATAACTATTCCTACAAAAATGGTTCATATTACATTGGGTTTATGAATCAATCCTCTTTGAaacaacatacattttaaaagacaataaagaCTTTTCAGGAtttacacagactgtaaatgaagacGGATCACAAATCTCCGCTTCCTCCCCCCGTCATGACATTTCAACTtgttttaaaccaaacttaccagaaatatgaacatacatcagtttgataagaacCAGCTAAAGTGACAGACACCATATTTGAGAAGCATTTATTTAACGTGTTCTTTTTAGTTCGGccccactaacatggaggtgggATTTATTGACCTAcaccacagccagccaccaggtggggATGGAAACGCTTTGGATTCACCTTCGGGAGGCAAGTGATGTCATCCATGTTTATGGTTGTGCCCATGATCACTCTAGAGTCTTCCCAGCCCGAAAAGCAGATTTCCCAAAATGTGCAGTTCGGATTTCATAGCCATTGTCATTTCTACAGGATTCACTGGCCCTTTGATTTCATTGTTGATTTCAGTTTTATGTAGAGATATTCAAAATTCTGAAAGAGAGCAAACACACGGTAAGAAAACAAAAGGTGATGTCCTGTTTGTGAGAAATAACTAAATCCTGTAATATAATATGAGGAGGCGTTACGAAAGGAGAACGCAGACAAACCTGTATTGCAAAGTAAACAATCCCCAGATAAGCAGCGATGCAGCCACCAAGGAAGAGGTCAAACGCTGCAGGTTTCACTCTGGGAGGGAAAAAGTGTCATTATCTAACTCGCGGATTAAAGAACTACATGCACAACAATGATTATAACACTGATATTCACCTGTACATCACTATTGGTTGGTCCATCTGAtcaaaaaaggtgatgtcaggGTCTCtgtatgaggaggaggaaatgtagTTAACCATGGGCGGTGCAGTGAGTGTTGGGAGATACTATGTACTGTATGTTCACCTCCTGTCCTGTCGGAAGTTGTGTCTGTGGACCTGCTGCAGGTAGCGTTTAAATTCATGCTCCAGTGAGTTGACCAGAGAGACGTGACTGGGCTCCTTATCCAGTAGCTGGGTTGCCCGGGGGACAGAGGTCAGGAAGGACATCAGACTGGACATACGGCCGTCCTGAAAGTCCTGTGTCCAGGAGTTGGTAATAGATACAcagaggggatggggggggggggggggggcaatactTAGTGtgcaatcaaattaaaataacagtGACCATATGCCAAAGTGCTCTTATGTTCCCCGTTCTAGTCAACTATAAAAGACTCAATCTGGAATTTATAGTACATTTGTGATTATGAGTGGAAATTATTCTCACGTCGTGCTGAGCCAAAATTACCAAACTACCTCCACTTTGGAGATTTTAAACCCTCTTGACATATTGTGgctgttttatttgaagttCCCAATCTTCAGTTGAGATCAAATTAACAGGCGTCTGGGCCtctgaagacacaaacactgtgtaATGTCTGAGAGCAAACAGCAGAGGGCAACAGTTTCCTGCACAGAATGACGGGAACAACCAGGTTTCTTACCAGCGGGCCTTTGAAAATCTGCACATCCTTGGGTGAACCCTGGTGGAAGATAACCCACAACGGTCACACATgctatacaaaatatataattataatatagtataattataataataagttTCATCATATTATTACTATTTCGTGTGAATGATTTTGTACATGCACACATGAATGGACTTACTTTGTCAGAGAGATTGTACATATACTGAGCCAGAGCTTCTGCTATGATGATTCCATTGCGCTTCATTTTCCTGAAATCCACCTGTGACCTGTGAGAGGAGAGTCACATGTTCAGATGACAGCCAAGCTACAATGTGTCTCTTTAAATCATCAGAGTAACTCAAACAGATCAGAACCAGAGTTCAGCTCCTACATTGTGTCCAGCACTGagccccgctgctccgatttgGAGTCGTccaggtgagacagagtgaatCCAGGGATCCGGCGCAGGCTGTAGCGCTCGTGCTCCCAGGCCACTGTGGACTCCACCAGGTTGATCTTCTTATGGACCAAGCCCAGCTTCACCCAGGGGAATCTGGAGGAGACTACCTGCAGCAGAGACCACAAACTTCAGAGCATCAGGTCATCTGGACTAAAGAGACCTTAATGAGAATTCTTTTGCAGTATAAATATGTCACCTCTTCCAGGAGTTGCATGAAAGCGTGCATGGGAGTGTCGGGTTTAGGAGGCCGGGACACGTGCATGTACAGCTCATCAGCGTTGGCCAGTGTGTCCAAACACAGGACAAACGCCACGTTGTCATGAAGCAGGCTGGACTCTGGAGCGGACATgattggttaaaaaaaataacgcGGACAGTTCATGTTTAAATTCCTATAGTCACACACAGCTGCCTCTCAGTCAGGCGGTCACAAGGTCAAAAACTCACCTGCGTGGTCCAGATTCTCTTCAATCCACCTCTTTGTGCCGAGAAAGTTgtattttcctcctccagtcagGGAGAACATTAGATTATATCTGAAACACCAAAAAACAATCAGAAGAGTTCATCGATcaatgtttttatactttattgaGCCACTGTTACATTACCTTCACCAATTACATGGTGTGAGCTACTTTTTCAGATAATAAAGACAAGTCTTGAATTGTTTCGATCAGTATTCAGCCGAATGTACATTGACAACAGGTTTTAATATTCTAATGATACTATATGATTGCATAATTGGCATTAGCAGGTCATAAGTAGATCATATACTTAAGTAGTAGCAGCAATATCACACTGAAAAACtcattaacaaataaaagtccTGCGTAcctaagtaaaagtaaaaaagcaGACAGTTCACTTaaagaattaaaagtaaaagtactcattATGTTGAAAAATGCTCCCTGTCAGCATTTTCTGAAGTTGTAAAAAATAGAAATCCTCAAGTAAACTACAAGTACATTGAATTTGTACAGGACATGAGTATTTGTACATTACAGCACTTCATATGTTGACCAAactatatatatgttttgtttgttaaaatgagaACTCACTGGGGTCTGGTGCTAGAGCTACTATAAAGTATCTGGAAGAGCCGTGCCAGCTCCAGCAGGATGGTGACCCCACTGCCATTAGAGTCCGCTCCATGAGACAACCACTGtggtacacacaaacacacacatatacatgcaTGAGCAATTTATTATTGTGTTAGTGctcatattttaaatgatttaacaCGCTGGGACTATGGAAACTTTATATGTGACTCACCGGGGCCAGTCCATATGAATCATAGTGGGCAGTGATCACAATCGTTGGTACATCTTCCCCGGCTCCAGGAAGCACTCCCTGAAATACACGTCACCAGTTACACAGTGACCAACTGAGAATTAATCACAAACTGAATTCATCCGGTCCCACACTAACCTCCAGAGTGGTAATAGACGTGTCAGTTATGGGCTTGATGGGGGCGGTGTTGCTCACTAGGATCTGAAAGGCTGTAGCTGTGATCATACTCCGGAGGActgaaaacattgaaaacatacAGATCTAAATAGAATAGACATGATTGCTGCTTTTTTCTACTGCTATTCCAACTCCTTGTATCCTTTCTACAACTTTTAAATCTAAGTGTTTCTTTCACATCCTCTTTCTCGTCTTACCTCGGATCACTATAGATGAGGTCCGGGTGGCTGCGGCCTGCTTCACCTCCTCATACATGTACAGCAGCTGCTCATCCTCAAGCACCACATACACAGGCATGAGCGTCTCCGTCAGCAAggtctcactctcactcaccaTGAAGGACTGACggaagaaaagagacaaagcaGTGGCATGAAAAAGTGATTTAATAGGAAGTGCCTGGCATCTTCCAGTGTATCCTGTTCTTTCATTTCCATAGCAATTGTTTGATGTTCCATAAACACTGCCTCAGCAGGCTATTACGTAATACCTTAGAGAACACATATGTTACCCAGAATCCTAAAAACTGTCTGGAAAAAATATGCTTTTTTGCTGTTCTGTCGCATATAgaacattttttgaaatataCCTGAACAATGTCATGGGGGATACTGGACATGTTTCTGGGCAGCAGGATCAGTACGGCAGCAGCATTCTGTCTCTGGGCTTCCAGGTATCTTTCTGTGGTAAAGTCCGACACCTTCATGACGACACAGCGACGGGTCAGCACCGGCTCTTCGGCTGCACGTGCCTCCGCTACCACAATGGCTCCTCGGCAACCTCAGTGTATAACAAGGCCAACAATTTTAATTacaattatacaaattgttttattattaattaatgtaTTGTATTATTAGATTATTTAAACTGTAGCTTTTTACTCCGTTatatttcagagggaaatattgtGTTCTTACTTATTCCTACTATTGAACAGCTATATTTATTCACTTTGCAGATCAGTCAGTTTAAAAATGTTCCTTACATGCTAATGCTTCAGGGAATAATAATCagacaatataatatatatatatatatcatattttacaCTCTCTGACTGTAGGTTGATGAATATTTTAAGATTTAAGTACAACAGGGTATTTTTAAATTTACTCAGGTAAATGGTGTGAGTACTACTTTGTCTGCTCTCCTCCCTTTAAATGAATCCAATTTAAATTTGGATGCATTTTGTGTGTTCATAATTAAAGACCAATTAAGCCAATGCAGT
This genomic interval carries:
- the zgc:109965 gene encoding nicalin-1-like translates to MLLKEPGVAAVVLLLCVQGLHGSALPAVSSYEFTAYRMQQYNLSQQKHGCRGAIVVAEARAAEEPVLTRRCVVMKVSDFTTERYLEAQRQNAAAVLILLPRNMSSIPHDIVQSFMVSESETLLTETLMPVYVVLEDEQLLYMYEEVKQAAATRTSSIVIRVLRSMITATAFQILVSNTAPIKPITDTSITTLEGVLPGAGEDVPTIVITAHYDSYGLAPWLSHGADSNGSGVTILLELARLFQILYSSSSTRPQYNLMFSLTGGGKYNFLGTKRWIEENLDHAESSLLHDNVAFVLCLDTLANADELYMHVSRPPKPDTPMHAFMQLLEEVVSSRFPWVKLGLVHKKINLVESTVAWEHERYSLRRIPGFTLSHLDDSKSEQRGSVLDTMSQVDFRKMKRNGIIIAEALAQYMYNLSDKGSPKDVQIFKGPLDFQDGRMSSLMSFLTSVPRATQLLDKEPSHVSLVNSLEHEFKRYLQQVHRHNFRQDRRDPDITFFDQMDQPIVMYRVKPAAFDLFLGGCIAAYLGIVYFAIQNFEYLYIKLKSTMKSKGQ